From Chloroflexota bacterium, the proteins below share one genomic window:
- a CDS encoding ABC transporter ATP-binding protein, translating to MTIANNTLIEIKNLKTYFFLDEGTVRAIDGVDFSIPRGQILGVVGESGCGKSVTARSILRIVPKPGRIVEGEITLHRTADSRPGSTVTDLVKLTELNPMGSEIRSIRGREIALVPQEPMASLSPVHTIGNQIMEAILLHQKVGKVEARAKAIEMLNLVGFPQPKQRVDAYPYQLSGGLRQRAVIAMALSCHPSLLIADEPTTALDVTTEAQILKLMRSLQQELGMAIMYITHNLGVVAQMCERVIVMYMGKVVEEADVETIFHNPKHPYTSALLRSIPRLGLKAREHQRLESIRGTVPDPYSLPKGCSFHPRCGKRIRGVCDQQEPPNIQVEAGHKVRCVLYRA from the coding sequence ATGACAATTGCAAACAATACACTGATTGAAATCAAGAATCTCAAGACCTACTTTTTCCTTGACGAAGGTACGGTCAGAGCAATAGACGGCGTTGACTTTAGCATCCCGCGCGGACAAATTTTGGGCGTTGTGGGCGAAAGCGGTTGCGGCAAGAGTGTCACCGCGCGCTCGATCTTGCGGATTGTGCCCAAGCCGGGACGGATCGTCGAAGGTGAGATCACGCTGCATCGCACCGCTGATTCCAGACCTGGTTCTACCGTAACCGATTTGGTGAAACTCACTGAACTCAATCCGATGGGTAGCGAGATTAGGAGTATTCGCGGACGCGAGATTGCGCTCGTGCCTCAAGAGCCGATGGCGTCGCTTAGTCCAGTTCACACGATTGGCAATCAAATCATGGAAGCCATCTTGCTCCATCAAAAGGTTGGCAAAGTCGAGGCGCGCGCCAAAGCCATTGAGATGCTCAACCTGGTTGGCTTTCCGCAACCCAAACAACGCGTGGACGCGTACCCGTACCAACTTTCGGGTGGATTGCGCCAACGCGCGGTCATCGCAATGGCACTCTCGTGCCATCCCAGTTTGCTGATCGCCGACGAGCCGACGACTGCGCTCGACGTGACGACCGAAGCGCAGATCTTGAAATTGATGCGTTCGTTGCAACAAGAACTGGGTATGGCGATCATGTACATCACACACAATCTCGGCGTCGTCGCGCAGATGTGCGAGCGCGTGATTGTGATGTACATGGGCAAGGTCGTCGAGGAAGCGGATGTGGAAACGATTTTCCATAATCCCAAGCACCCGTACACCTCCGCGCTCTTGCGTTCGATTCCGCGCTTGGGACTGAAAGCGCGCGAGCACCAACGGCTCGAGTCCATTCGCGGCACGGTACCCGACCCGTATTCCCTTCCCAAGGGTTGCTCGTTTCATCCCCGGTGTGGCAAGCGGATTCGTGGAGTGTGCGACCAACAAGAGCCGCCGAACATCCAGGTCGAGGCGGGGCACAAAGTGCGGTGCGTTCTCTATCGCGCGTAG